ATGACCTTGTTTACCTTAGTTACACTTCCTGTAGAATTCGATGCGAGTAATAGGGCTTTGGCTTGGATCAAAACCAGAAATGTAGTAACCCAAGATGAATACGCTATGTCAAAAGATGCACTTAAATGGGCGGCAATGACTTATGTAGTTGCGGCATTGGCAGCTTTGGCAACCTTGGCCTATTACATTTTCATCTTCTTTGGTAACAGAGATTAAGGAAACTGAAATACAGGAAATGAGTTTACTTTAAGGGGCAAGAAATTGTCCCTTATTTTTTTTTGCTGTATCTTCAAACCGTAATTTAAAACCCTTATTTCGCCATGAATTTTGAATACACAGAAGAACAATTAGCCGTTAGGGATGCTGCGAGAGAGTTTACCCAAACAGAACTTTTACCGGGTGTAATCGAAAGAGATACAGAAGCAAAATTCCCTGCAGAACAGGTAAGGAAAATGGGAGAGTTGGGTTTTTTGGGTATGATGGTTGATCCCAAATACCATGGCGGGGGTATGGATACCATTTCTTACGTATTGGCGATGGAGGAGATTTCAAAAATTGATGCCTCTGCCTCAGTTTGTATGTCCGTCAACAACTCCCTAGTATGTTGGGGTCTGGAAAAATACGGAAGCGAAGAACAAAAGGAAAAATATCTTAAGCGTCTGGCAACGGGAGAAATTCTTGGTGCTTTTTGTCTTTCAGAGCCTGAGGCAGGTTCAGATGCAACCTCCCAACAGACAAATGCGGAATTGAAGGGAGATTATTATATCCTTAATGGAACAAAAAACTGGATTACAAATGGGAATTCGGCCAGTATATATTTGGTAATCGCACAGACAGATGCGTCCAAAGGGCATAAAGGTATTTCTGCATTTATTGTAGAAAAAAACTGGGAAGGATTTGTAATTGGGAAAAAAGAAGATAAATTGGGCATCAGAGGCTCGGACACCCATTCTCTCATGTTTTCAGATGTTAAAGTTCCCATTTCAAATAGGATTGGAGAGGAGGGTTTTGGATTTACCTTCGCTATGGAAACATTGAACGGTGGAAGGATCGGAATCGCAGCACAAGCCTTGGGTATTGCATCTGGAGCATATGAATTGGCTTTGGCTTATTCAAAAGAAAGGAAAGCTTTTGGTAAACCAATCAGTCAACATCAGGCTATACAATTTAAGCTTGCTGATATGGCTACACAGATTGAAGCTGCAAGATTATTGGTATTGAAAGCTGCATGGCTCAAAGATCAGGGTGAGGATTATGCTTTTGCGAGTGCGATGGCAAAATTGTATGCATCAGAGGTTGCCATGAACGTGACCATTGAAGCTGTACAAGTTCATGGGGGTTATGGCTATGTGAAAGAATACCATGTGGAAAGATTGATGCGTGATGCAAAAATTACACAGATTTATGAAGGAACCAGTGAAATTCAAAAAATAGTCATATCAAGAAGTATAATAAGATAATCATTTTGATCTCACTTCAAAAGGTATAAAATCAATATTTTATACCTTTTTTTATTTTTATTTAATAATTTACTGAATTTATATATATAGCTTTCAAAAATTATTATACTTTTACGACTTAACATTAATTTCATCTATCATGGAATATTACAATAAGGTAATTGAATCTGTTGGCGTCCGCTTTTTAAAGGGGAACAATTATAAAATTGAAAAGCCTGTTTCAGTAACTAATTTTAATGATACTGAGAATACGATTATATTACTCCACCAAGGTTCTGTTAAATTTTCGGATGAAATGGAATTGGTGAATGAAGGAGAAATATTATTTATCCCTGCAGGAAGATCAACAAACATTTCTTTTGGACAGCAAGGCAAAAAGAATGATATTAACAATGAAAGTTTTGTTGACAATAAAAGGAAGTACCTTCAAACTATCAGCTTTAAGGACATTAAGAGCTTAGAAGAAGACTGTCTGACTATAATCAATTTTGAAGCAAAAGTATTTGATGTAGTCAATTTTTTCCATTCCCTAGGAATTCCTCCTTTTGTGATTCGATTCAATGATAGGATAGCCTCTATTGTGGAAGATATCGTAAAAGAATCAGAACAGAATACCCCCGGTAAGGAAAGAGTTATCAAGATTCATACTGAATTATTGGTAATTGAGATCGTTCGACATATTCTGAAGAATAGGCTGTTTGTGGAGGAATTATCCACGAATAGTACTTACTTCAAAGATCCCCGCTTGATTGACCTTTTCAATTATATCAAAAGGAATATAGGTGGAGACCTGTCC
This window of the Aquiflexum balticum DSM 16537 genome carries:
- a CDS encoding acyl-CoA dehydrogenase, with translation MNFEYTEEQLAVRDAAREFTQTELLPGVIERDTEAKFPAEQVRKMGELGFLGMMVDPKYHGGGMDTISYVLAMEEISKIDASASVCMSVNNSLVCWGLEKYGSEEQKEKYLKRLATGEILGAFCLSEPEAGSDATSQQTNAELKGDYYILNGTKNWITNGNSASIYLVIAQTDASKGHKGISAFIVEKNWEGFVIGKKEDKLGIRGSDTHSLMFSDVKVPISNRIGEEGFGFTFAMETLNGGRIGIAAQALGIASGAYELALAYSKERKAFGKPISQHQAIQFKLADMATQIEAARLLVLKAAWLKDQGEDYAFASAMAKLYASEVAMNVTIEAVQVHGGYGYVKEYHVERLMRDAKITQIYEGTSEIQKIVISRSIIR
- a CDS encoding helix-turn-helix domain-containing protein translates to MEYYNKVIESVGVRFLKGNNYKIEKPVSVTNFNDTENTIILLHQGSVKFSDEMELVNEGEILFIPAGRSTNISFGQQGKKNDINNESFVDNKRKYLQTISFKDIKSLEEDCLTIINFEAKVFDVVNFFHSLGIPPFVIRFNDRIASIVEDIVKESEQNTPGKERVIKIHTELLVIEIVRHILKNRLFVEELSTNSTYFKDPRLIDLFNYIKRNIGGDLSNKVLAKVANVSEDYVGQYFKMLTGINPQDYIEYQRMEAAVELLRTSKKSIRDIGKEVGYKDTAYFCRRFKMMYGLPAGKMRRRESLINVQ